One Acetobacter ghanensis DNA window includes the following coding sequences:
- the pstS gene encoding phosphate ABC transporter substrate-binding protein PstS gives MTTFLTALPAASRAESVTGAGSSFAAPIYEGWGAVAKSATGVTINYQSVGSSAGQNQIVAGTVDFGASDAPMDAQKLETNHLFQFPTVMGGIVPVVNIPGGIKPDTLTLSGDVLADIYAGSITSWNDPKIAALNPGVKLPDVAIAPVHRADGSGTTFVFTSYLAGSSASWKENYGAGTSISWPGGLGARGNDGVAATVQNTEGGIGYVEYAYASRNHLTTVRLRNHAGASVAAGMNSFSHAAQAADWAHASHFAVNLLDTDGQEAWPIMSATYVLVPVPARHADRDQAVQKFFSWSFSNGDSIATKLDYVPLPNAVKDSIMSAWKSGK, from the coding sequence ATGACAACCTTCCTTACGGCACTTCCAGCAGCGTCTCGGGCCGAGAGCGTGACCGGTGCAGGTTCCAGCTTTGCCGCTCCGATTTATGAAGGTTGGGGTGCTGTCGCAAAATCCGCCACTGGCGTAACCATTAACTACCAGAGCGTTGGGTCCAGCGCAGGTCAGAACCAGATTGTGGCTGGCACGGTTGATTTTGGTGCGTCTGATGCGCCGATGGATGCCCAGAAGCTGGAAACCAACCATCTGTTCCAGTTCCCCACCGTTATGGGTGGCATTGTTCCGGTTGTGAACATCCCCGGTGGCATCAAGCCTGATACCCTGACGCTGAGCGGGGATGTGCTGGCTGACATTTATGCAGGTTCCATTACCTCTTGGAACGACCCCAAAATTGCGGCGCTGAACCCGGGCGTTAAACTGCCGGATGTTGCTATTGCGCCTGTTCACCGCGCGGATGGTTCGGGCACGACCTTCGTGTTCACCTCTTATCTGGCCGGGTCCTCTGCTTCGTGGAAAGAAAACTACGGTGCTGGCACATCCATTAGCTGGCCCGGTGGTCTGGGTGCTCGCGGGAATGACGGCGTGGCCGCCACCGTGCAGAATACCGAAGGTGGCATTGGCTATGTTGAATACGCCTATGCTAGCCGTAACCACCTGACCACTGTTCGCCTGCGCAACCATGCTGGTGCCAGTGTCGCCGCTGGTATGAACAGCTTCTCCCATGCCGCACAGGCTGCTGACTGGGCACATGCATCCCATTTTGCAGTCAACCTGCTGGACACGGATGGCCAGGAAGCATGGCCGATTATGTCTGCAACCTACGTGCTGGTTCCGGTTCCTGCCCGTCATGCTGACCGTGATCAGGCTGTGCAGAAGTTCTTTAGCTGGAGCTTCAGCAACGGGGACAGCATTGCAACCAAGCTGGACTACGTGCCGCTGCCCAACGCAGTTAAGGACAGCATTATGTCCGCATGGAAAAGCGGTAAATAA
- a CDS encoding OprO/OprP family phosphate-selective porin: MATMRCNSLFSSVALTSFMLAGIAPVAEAASTEDSEIRLLRAEMSQMRRDMQQQIVTLKHQLAKSDATTKGRVGQAASQGRKTMHVADGNYDPNVQFGEQEPLKKIAPLSGVGTPPSDRGDTMSWKDFKAATAQDEEVRIGGMIVGFPKGRFTVSSEDGAYGFSVGLAFHEDFGGFLGGGHRSGNTANGDFGGFTENARRIRIPFTFRYKDWVANVTPDLGAGGADGNSTDQGLYEANLNYTGLRNTILTVGYFQPRVTEEDSESSNDFEMMERPAITDAVRKIAAGDARFSFGGLHYEKRWWIASYFTGQTYGDRKSNSSGVGDLNSQTGATFRAAGRPYVSKDIDVHVGISAISAFKVAETCTSATNSASCSRSYKFSQSPEVNLTSTNLVSATIGNASSVWSAGPELGFRWKKMVLKGEYYNIGVNRGNQAITNVSDAVSQKTVHMQGYYGSANYTLFGKGREYNIKEGAFGAPGVEHEFDPARGYWGALEITGRYSVTDFSDVSADIRGGRQTVWSGGINWYPNRHFRVMLDFNHFIVSRTATGGGMSASAWNSAGRDGNSFAARVQAAF; this comes from the coding sequence ATGGCCACAATGCGCTGTAACTCGCTTTTTTCTTCTGTTGCTCTAACGTCTTTTATGTTGGCTGGAATCGCTCCTGTGGCCGAGGCGGCTTCCACTGAGGATTCCGAAATTCGCTTGCTGCGTGCGGAAATGTCCCAGATGCGTCGGGATATGCAGCAGCAGATCGTCACCCTCAAGCATCAGCTGGCTAAAAGCGATGCGACCACAAAAGGCCGCGTGGGTCAGGCTGCAAGCCAAGGCCGTAAGACCATGCATGTGGCTGACGGTAACTACGACCCGAACGTGCAGTTTGGTGAGCAGGAACCCCTCAAAAAAATTGCTCCCCTGTCCGGCGTAGGCACGCCCCCGTCTGACCGTGGTGACACCATGTCCTGGAAGGACTTCAAAGCTGCCACGGCACAGGATGAAGAAGTCCGCATTGGTGGCATGATTGTCGGTTTTCCCAAGGGGCGCTTTACGGTTTCCTCTGAAGACGGCGCTTATGGCTTTTCCGTTGGTCTGGCATTCCATGAAGACTTCGGCGGTTTCCTCGGCGGTGGTCACCGCAGCGGGAATACTGCAAACGGTGATTTTGGTGGCTTTACGGAAAATGCCCGTCGTATCCGTATTCCGTTCACATTCCGCTATAAGGATTGGGTGGCTAACGTAACGCCGGATCTGGGTGCTGGTGGCGCCGACGGTAACAGCACGGATCAGGGTCTGTACGAAGCAAACCTGAACTACACCGGTTTGCGTAACACGATCCTGACGGTCGGTTATTTCCAGCCGCGCGTGACGGAAGAGGATTCCGAAAGCTCGAACGACTTCGAAATGATGGAACGTCCCGCCATTACCGATGCCGTTCGTAAAATTGCTGCAGGTGACGCCCGCTTCAGCTTTGGTGGTCTGCATTACGAAAAACGTTGGTGGATTGCATCTTACTTTACGGGCCAGACTTATGGCGATCGTAAGAGCAACTCTTCCGGTGTGGGTGATCTGAACAGCCAGACGGGGGCAACCTTCCGTGCAGCTGGGAGGCCGTATGTGTCGAAAGACATTGATGTGCATGTTGGTATTTCAGCCATCAGTGCTTTCAAGGTGGCCGAAACCTGCACGAGTGCTACCAACAGCGCCAGCTGCTCGCGTTCTTACAAGTTCAGCCAGTCGCCTGAAGTTAATCTGACCAGCACCAATCTGGTTTCCGCTACGATTGGGAATGCGTCTTCTGTCTGGTCTGCTGGTCCAGAACTGGGCTTCCGTTGGAAGAAGATGGTTCTTAAAGGGGAATACTACAACATTGGTGTTAATCGCGGGAATCAGGCGATTACCAATGTGTCCGATGCTGTGTCCCAGAAAACGGTTCACATGCAGGGTTACTATGGTTCTGCCAACTATACCCTGTTTGGCAAAGGGCGCGAATACAACATCAAGGAAGGCGCATTCGGCGCTCCGGGTGTTGAGCATGAATTTGACCCCGCACGTGGTTACTGGGGTGCGCTGGAAATCACTGGGCGTTACAGCGTAACCGACTTTAGCGATGTTTCCGCAGATATCCGTGGTGGTCGTCAGACCGTGTGGTCCGGTGGTATCAACTGGTATCCTAACCGCCACTTCCGCGTCATGCTTGACTTCAACCACTTCATTGTTTCCCGCACGGCTACCGGTGGTGGCATGAGTGCCTCTGCATGGAACTCTGCGGGCCGCGATGGCAACTCTTTTGCTGCGCGTGTGCAGGCTGCTTTCTAA
- a CDS encoding glycine zipper family protein, whose amino-acid sequence MKLKALSYAFLPALLLAGCAETPMGPTAQVLPGPGKNYGQFLQEQNFCRSQAAAAVQGQAERQNHKAIYGGLAATALGAGLGAAAGGGTGAGIGAAAGAMGGGLGGSLYSNSQQGGIQTQYNNAYVACMISYKNVLPAPQAAYGYSRY is encoded by the coding sequence ATGAAGCTCAAAGCGCTGTCCTATGCTTTCCTGCCTGCTCTTTTGCTGGCTGGCTGCGCCGAAACCCCCATGGGGCCGACTGCACAGGTTCTTCCCGGTCCGGGCAAGAATTATGGACAGTTCCTACAGGAACAGAATTTCTGCCGCTCTCAGGCTGCGGCTGCCGTACAGGGGCAGGCTGAACGCCAGAACCATAAAGCCATTTATGGCGGGTTGGCTGCCACAGCACTGGGTGCCGGGCTGGGTGCTGCTGCCGGCGGCGGCACAGGCGCAGGCATTGGTGCTGCTGCCGGGGCCATGGGCGGTGGTCTGGGGGGAAGCCTCTATTCCAACAGCCAGCAGGGCGGCATACAGACGCAGTATAACAACGCGTATGTGGCGTGCATGATCTCTTACAAAAACGTCCTGCCCGCACCGCAGGCCGCTTACGGTTACAGCCGCTACTAA
- a CDS encoding hemolysin family protein, with amino-acid sequence MLLFIMGLLTLVLLIAVSILIALSEISFAAAREVRLRSRADAGDPRAQAFLALRRNSGQVITVIQICLNGVGIMGGIVSSEMLSPPLADFFTRWKLSDWWAQNLASTLSFIFVTGTFVLFADLLPKRVAMSNPDKVALAVGWFPRVALRILYPFVWIFSKISDVVLKALKIPAASAVEPVTPEDLHAILAAGTASGALLQQEHQMIENVLGLQDRSVTSAMTPRDEIIFLDIQDTPEHNHEKVRMEPYSRYPLCNGGLDKVIGSIRAEDVLASVVDPSIAPSGRPHSNPIARMRRDVPSVPETLNLWDTLAQFDTSGVGFALVVNEYGLVVGLITFKDIMGVLMDGLASPFEEQAIVQRDANSWLVDGAAPIGEVMRELHILNLPDHDQFDTISGFIMHRLRRMARKTDRVDAAGFRFEVVDVEGFRINQLLVTRLNTAP; translated from the coding sequence TTGCTCCTGTTCATTATGGGTCTGTTGACCCTTGTTCTGCTTATCGCGGTCAGTATCCTGATCGCGCTTTCTGAAATTTCCTTTGCTGCCGCACGAGAAGTCAGGCTCCGCAGCCGTGCAGATGCAGGAGACCCACGTGCCCAGGCCTTTCTGGCACTCCGCCGCAACAGCGGCCAGGTCATTACCGTTATTCAGATATGCCTGAATGGCGTGGGCATTATGGGGGGTATTGTCAGCTCCGAAATGCTGTCTCCACCACTGGCGGATTTTTTTACCCGGTGGAAGCTCTCTGACTGGTGGGCGCAAAACCTTGCATCCACGCTAAGCTTTATTTTTGTAACCGGCACATTCGTCTTGTTTGCGGACCTGTTGCCCAAGCGGGTGGCCATGAGCAACCCGGACAAGGTGGCGCTGGCCGTTGGCTGGTTCCCCCGTGTGGCTTTGCGTATTCTCTATCCGTTTGTTTGGATTTTCTCCAAAATTTCCGATGTGGTGCTCAAGGCGCTCAAAATCCCTGCCGCATCCGCCGTGGAGCCTGTAACACCGGAAGATCTGCACGCCATTCTGGCTGCTGGCACCGCCTCTGGTGCCCTGCTCCAGCAGGAACACCAGATGATCGAGAATGTTCTGGGGCTACAAGACCGCTCGGTTACGTCCGCCATGACCCCGCGTGATGAGATCATTTTTCTGGATATTCAGGACACCCCCGAACATAACCATGAAAAAGTGCGTATGGAGCCTTATTCGCGCTATCCGCTCTGCAATGGCGGTCTGGACAAGGTTATTGGCTCCATCCGTGCGGAAGACGTGCTGGCCTCGGTTGTGGACCCGTCCATTGCCCCGTCCGGCCGCCCCCATAGCAACCCCATTGCCCGTATGCGGCGTGATGTTCCGTCTGTTCCCGAAACGCTGAACCTGTGGGACACACTAGCCCAATTTGACACCTCCGGCGTAGGCTTTGCGCTGGTGGTCAACGAGTACGGGCTGGTTGTGGGGCTCATTACCTTCAAGGATATTATGGGCGTGCTGATGGATGGACTGGCCAGCCCGTTTGAAGAGCAAGCCATTGTTCAGCGTGACGCCAACTCCTGGCTGGTGGATGGTGCAGCCCCCATTGGGGAGGTCATGCGTGAACTGCATATTCTCAACCTGCCAGACCATGACCAGTTTGATACAATCAGCGGCTTTATCATGCACCGACTGCGCCGCATGGCACGCAAGACCGACAGGGTAGATGCCGCCGGATTCCGGTTTGAAGTTGTGGATGTGGAAGGGTTCCGCATCAACCAGCTTCTGGTCACGCGGCTGAATACCGCACCTTGA
- the acuI gene encoding acrylyl-CoA reductase (NADPH) → MFDALYLEKEAPDGQTATIRSLPESALPEDEVIVRVHWSGLNYKDALVITGRGPVVKTWPMVPGIDFAGVVERSSSPDFHFGQKVMLTGWGVGEKHWGGLAQKACVPGAWLQPLPQDLTCQQAMALGTAGFTAMLCVQALVREGVGPNNGPVLVTGATGGVGSIALMLLAGMGYEVVAVTGRLEEQPYLQRLGASEVLARSHFEMPSRPLEKARWAGAVDVVGGQVLASVCASMKPQGVVAACGLAGGMNFPATVAPFILRGVTLVGIDSVLCPRTVRQEAWNRLAVRVDKTLLASMTRVIPLSEAIAASEDLLNGRIKGRLVVEIP, encoded by the coding sequence ATGTTTGATGCTCTTTACCTCGAAAAAGAAGCTCCTGATGGCCAGACCGCCACAATACGGAGCCTGCCCGAAAGCGCTTTGCCTGAAGATGAGGTGATTGTGCGCGTGCATTGGTCGGGGCTGAATTACAAGGATGCGTTGGTCATTACCGGGCGCGGCCCAGTGGTCAAAACATGGCCAATGGTGCCGGGGATTGATTTTGCTGGTGTGGTTGAGCGTTCCTCCAGTCCTGATTTCCATTTTGGACAGAAGGTTATGCTGACAGGCTGGGGTGTTGGCGAGAAACATTGGGGTGGTCTGGCACAAAAAGCATGTGTGCCCGGAGCATGGTTGCAGCCTTTGCCGCAGGATTTGACCTGCCAGCAGGCCATGGCGCTGGGGACTGCGGGTTTTACGGCCATGCTGTGCGTGCAGGCACTGGTGCGTGAAGGCGTGGGGCCAAACAATGGCCCTGTTCTGGTCACAGGTGCTACGGGCGGGGTGGGGAGTATTGCGCTTATGCTGCTGGCCGGCATGGGGTATGAGGTAGTGGCTGTAACAGGGCGGTTGGAAGAGCAACCCTATTTGCAGCGGCTTGGCGCGTCCGAAGTGCTTGCCCGGTCGCATTTTGAAATGCCTTCGCGCCCATTGGAAAAAGCCCGTTGGGCGGGGGCGGTGGATGTGGTGGGCGGTCAGGTTCTGGCCTCTGTTTGCGCATCCATGAAGCCGCAGGGCGTTGTGGCAGCCTGTGGTCTGGCTGGTGGGATGAATTTTCCTGCAACGGTTGCCCCGTTTATTCTGCGAGGCGTGACGCTTGTGGGGATAGACAGCGTTCTGTGCCCCAGAACGGTGCGGCAGGAGGCGTGGAACCGTCTGGCTGTCCGGGTGGATAAAACCCTGCTTGCGAGCATGACGCGGGTTATCCCTTTGTCGGAAGCAATAGCGGCATCCGAGGATCTGCTGAATGGAAGAATCAAGGGCCGTCTGGTGGTCGAGATACCCTAA
- the cydD gene encoding thiol reductant ABC exporter subunit CydD — MAPTSARNGGTDMTRGLARIARGWLLGSVLAGGVSAVLLVGQFIFLAHVVDDVAFHGHAPEAEWHEVALILVCLIGQVGARFASDIMGTQAGLRVASHVRGQLLTHLFSVGPVACARVPAGEVVTTFTEGADALVPYFARYIPSAAMMVVLPLLILAVVGGVDGWSFLVLACTGPLVPVFMAFVGYGAQAVMDRQWRQLSLLGGSFLDALRGLKTLRLFGRTQGSLDRIAQLADAHRRTTLSVMRVAFLTSAVLEFFSSLSIALVAVVFGTRLLAGTADFRSAFLVLLLAPEYFMPLRTFSASYHARQNANAAMTTLGRLLALPALTRRYGAQLPQCVDGVAEIRCQGMEVCNQDGASVLHNVTCHFTRNSLTVLTGMSGAGKTTLLQTLLGFLSPTAGELEACDVSGRPVPLQTLRMAWVPQRPLMVFGTVADNLRLGAPEADAAQLRHAAEQADVLDFIEALPDGFETHIGERGARLSGGQVRRLALARALLRNPDVLVLDEPTAGLDAASAMRVTNAICRCVVGRIVVVATHRQALAARANRVLHVADGTVEEFSPQQETVA, encoded by the coding sequence ATGGCACCCACATCCGCTCGCAATGGCGGCACAGATATGACAAGAGGGCTGGCACGCATAGCGCGTGGCTGGCTGCTTGGTTCGGTGCTTGCTGGTGGCGTGTCGGCTGTTTTGCTGGTGGGCCAGTTTATTTTTCTGGCGCATGTGGTGGATGACGTTGCGTTTCATGGACATGCGCCAGAAGCGGAATGGCATGAAGTCGCGCTTATTCTTGTCTGTCTTATAGGGCAGGTGGGGGCGCGTTTTGCTTCCGATATTATGGGAACACAGGCAGGCCTGCGGGTGGCCAGCCACGTGCGGGGCCAGTTGCTGACGCATCTGTTTTCTGTTGGGCCTGTTGCCTGTGCGCGTGTGCCCGCCGGGGAGGTGGTCACTACGTTTACGGAAGGCGCGGATGCGCTGGTGCCCTATTTTGCCCGTTATATTCCCTCTGCAGCCATGATGGTGGTTCTGCCCTTGCTTATTCTGGCCGTAGTGGGCGGGGTGGATGGATGGAGTTTTTTGGTTCTGGCCTGCACAGGCCCGCTTGTTCCGGTTTTTATGGCGTTTGTAGGGTATGGTGCGCAGGCTGTTATGGACCGGCAGTGGCGTCAGCTTTCCCTGCTGGGCGGTAGTTTTCTGGACGCTTTGCGCGGGCTTAAAACCCTGCGTCTTTTTGGGCGCACGCAAGGGAGCCTCGACCGCATTGCTCAGTTGGCAGATGCCCATCGGCGTACCACCCTGTCAGTTATGCGGGTGGCGTTCCTGACCTCTGCTGTGCTGGAGTTTTTCTCCAGCCTTTCCATTGCTCTGGTCGCTGTTGTGTTTGGTACCCGGCTACTGGCAGGCACGGCAGATTTCCGCTCTGCTTTTTTGGTGTTGCTGCTGGCGCCGGAATATTTCATGCCTCTGCGCACCTTTTCTGCCAGCTACCATGCCCGGCAGAATGCTAATGCTGCCATGACCACTTTGGGGCGGTTGCTGGCTTTGCCCGCATTGACGCGCCGTTATGGTGCGCAGCTTCCGCAGTGCGTGGACGGTGTGGCGGAAATACGCTGCCAAGGTATGGAAGTGTGCAATCAGGACGGTGCTTCGGTTCTGCACAATGTGACCTGCCATTTCACCCGGAACAGTCTGACCGTTTTAACAGGCATGAGCGGTGCGGGGAAAACCACGTTGTTGCAGACATTGCTGGGCTTTTTATCGCCCACAGCTGGCGAGCTGGAAGCCTGCGATGTGTCGGGGCGTCCTGTGCCGCTGCAAACCTTGCGTATGGCATGGGTGCCGCAGCGCCCACTTATGGTGTTTGGCACCGTGGCGGACAACCTGCGCCTTGGTGCGCCGGAGGCGGATGCAGCCCAGTTACGCCATGCCGCTGAGCAGGCTGATGTCTTGGACTTTATCGAGGCTCTGCCAGATGGATTTGAGACGCATATAGGGGAGCGTGGGGCGCGCCTGTCTGGCGGTCAGGTGCGCCGTTTGGCGCTTGCACGGGCATTGCTGCGCAACCCGGATGTTCTGGTGCTGGATGAACCAACTGCGGGGTTGGATGCCGCCAGCGCCATGCGTGTGACCAACGCCATATGCCGCTGTGTTGTGGGGCGTATTGTTGTGGTCGCAACCCATCGGCAGGCTTTGGCTGCACGGGCAAACAGGGTGCTGCATGTGGCTGATGGCACGGTTGAGGAATTCTCCCCGCAACAGGAGACCGTGGCATGA
- the cydC gene encoding thiol reductant ABC exporter subunit CydC — protein sequence MSTQKGALSVERLMVGVSGFSRLSAAVRWRLAMGLGLACVAAVASFGLLFLSGWLLAGAAAAGLAGVGAARAFNIVLPATGVRFFAMARILARYLERIVAHDGALRLTGHLRTWVYARLAPLAPAGLTDLQGGDLLGRFVSDTDKVAAYYTDVALPFLRALVCGFVFVAVFACVLQSAALALAAGLLFCGLLVPATIGHATDKLVQVGAKKQSHIQAELAETLQNMGEYLLLDAASGRAAQWQVQQSELDGARWKLDALEGLARGLITIVTFATALVVLMLATQAYRAGQLSAAEIPMLVLGALAAFDVVTPLPLARQAAAGGRLAAKRLEAACAGQPQGNTMPAVGLPSAPYDLVLQNVSFAYPGTVTSVLDHASLTIRQGEHLGLVGPSGVGKSSLINLLFGFYAPCGGRMMFGGVDVSTLRAEDLAGLVSVAAQDFHLFAGTLRDNLLLAAPDATEAELSDVLDAAQLTQFVQSLPEGLQTWVGNDGLRLSGGQARRLAVAQALLRNTPWLVLDEPTEGLDAQVEQALMAAIIQRCANTTIVCMTHRTAVLPFMHRVVRLEDGRFYPEGG from the coding sequence ATGAGCACGCAGAAGGGGGCTTTGTCTGTTGAGCGCCTGATGGTGGGTGTGTCTGGCTTTTCCCGGCTTTCGGCTGCGGTACGCTGGCGCCTTGCTATGGGGCTTGGGCTTGCCTGTGTTGCGGCTGTGGCCAGTTTTGGCTTGTTGTTCCTGTCGGGTTGGTTGTTGGCTGGGGCGGCTGCGGCGGGGCTTGCCGGGGTGGGTGCGGCACGCGCTTTCAATATTGTGCTGCCTGCAACGGGTGTGCGCTTTTTTGCCATGGCGCGCATTCTGGCCCGGTATTTGGAGCGGATTGTGGCGCATGATGGTGCGCTCCGCCTTACAGGGCATTTGCGCACTTGGGTGTACGCCCGCCTTGCCCCACTGGCCCCTGCGGGGCTGACTGACCTACAGGGCGGGGATCTGCTGGGGCGGTTTGTGTCCGACACGGATAAGGTTGCTGCGTATTATACTGATGTCGCACTGCCTTTTTTACGCGCATTGGTGTGTGGCTTTGTATTTGTGGCGGTGTTTGCCTGTGTTTTGCAGTCTGCCGCACTGGCTTTGGCTGCCGGGCTGCTGTTCTGTGGGCTGCTTGTTCCGGCCACAATAGGCCATGCCACGGACAAGCTGGTGCAGGTGGGAGCCAAAAAACAAAGTCATATTCAGGCAGAACTGGCAGAAACGCTCCAGAATATGGGGGAGTATCTTTTGCTGGATGCTGCATCGGGCCGGGCAGCGCAGTGGCAGGTTCAGCAGTCAGAGTTGGATGGCGCACGCTGGAAGCTGGATGCGCTGGAAGGGCTTGCACGTGGCCTGATAACCATTGTGACATTTGCAACAGCACTGGTTGTTCTCATGCTGGCCACGCAGGCCTACAGGGCCGGGCAGTTAAGCGCTGCGGAAATTCCCATGCTGGTTCTGGGGGCATTGGCGGCGTTTGATGTTGTCACGCCTCTTCCTCTCGCGCGGCAGGCCGCAGCGGGGGGCAGGTTGGCTGCAAAGCGTCTGGAGGCCGCATGTGCTGGGCAGCCACAAGGTAACACCATGCCAGCGGTAGGCCTGCCATCTGCGCCGTACGATCTGGTGTTGCAGAATGTCAGTTTTGCTTACCCCGGAACGGTCACGTCTGTTCTGGATCATGCGTCTCTGACCATTCGGCAAGGGGAGCATCTGGGGCTGGTTGGGCCATCTGGTGTGGGTAAAAGTAGCCTGATTAACCTTTTGTTCGGGTTTTACGCTCCCTGCGGTGGCCGCATGATGTTTGGCGGGGTGGATGTAAGCACATTGCGAGCCGAAGACCTGGCCGGGCTGGTCAGTGTTGCGGCTCAGGATTTCCATTTGTTTGCCGGAACACTGAGGGATAATCTTCTACTTGCCGCACCGGATGCAACAGAAGCAGAGTTGTCCGATGTTCTGGACGCTGCGCAACTGACGCAGTTTGTGCAGTCCCTGCCAGAGGGTTTGCAAACCTGGGTAGGTAATGACGGCCTGCGCCTTTCTGGCGGACAGGCACGTCGGCTGGCGGTAGCGCAGGCGCTGCTGCGCAACACACCTTGGCTGGTGCTGGATGAACCAACAGAAGGACTGGATGCGCAGGTCGAGCAGGCCCTTATGGCTGCCATCATACAGCGCTGCGCCAACACCACCATTGTGTGCATGACCCACCGCACGGCGGTGCTGCCATTCATGCATCGTGTTGTCCGGTTGGAAGACGGGCGTTTTTACCCGGAGGGGGGATGA
- a CDS encoding cytochrome ubiquinol oxidase subunit I: MDLINPTVVDLSRFQFALTALYHFMFVPLTLGLTFMLAAMETVYVVTGKQVYKDMALFWGKLFGINFALGVATGLTMEFEFGTNWSMYSRFFGDMFGTPLAIEGLMAFFMESTFVGLMFFGWDRLSKPVHLAITYLVALGSNLSALWILVANASMNMPQGAHFDPETLRMTFDSFVGVVFNPDAQAKFVHTSVAGYVAASLFVMGISSFYLLRKQHRAFAARSFRMAALFGIFSTVAVITLGDVLGRLDYEHQPTKIAAIEGLWHTSKPPYEPWILAALPNDAKQESSYEIGVPFVLTPLITHSFTTPITGMIELEDAAAPRIASGITAISALRRYEESHLAADLEEFQAHQNDMGYGLLATRHAPGQDVTAIQPAQLQTVIEQTKPDILPNVFVTFWSFRFMVFLGVFFFVLFAMASYLSLKNQLERNPLFLKICMWSIPLPVLATEFGWITAEAGRQPWTVFDRLPTFMSASTHSVSYMLFSLAGFTVLYSIFIAAELYLMFKFARLGPEAHGQHDDADPAHLSVVAH, encoded by the coding sequence ATGGATTTGATTAACCCAACAGTCGTTGACCTTTCGCGCTTTCAGTTTGCGCTCACGGCTCTTTACCACTTCATGTTTGTCCCTCTGACTCTGGGTCTGACCTTTATGCTGGCCGCAATGGAAACGGTGTACGTCGTGACCGGCAAACAGGTTTACAAGGATATGGCCCTGTTCTGGGGTAAGTTGTTCGGTATTAACTTTGCTCTGGGGGTGGCAACCGGCCTGACCATGGAGTTTGAGTTTGGCACCAACTGGTCCATGTATTCCCGCTTTTTTGGTGATATGTTTGGCACCCCGCTGGCGATTGAAGGTCTTATGGCCTTTTTTATGGAATCTACCTTTGTAGGTCTTATGTTTTTTGGCTGGGACCGGTTGAGCAAGCCGGTGCATCTGGCCATTACTTACCTTGTCGCGCTTGGGTCAAACTTGTCTGCCTTGTGGATTCTGGTTGCCAATGCCAGCATGAACATGCCGCAAGGTGCCCATTTTGACCCCGAAACCCTGCGCATGACGTTTGACAGTTTTGTGGGTGTGGTTTTTAACCCCGATGCGCAGGCCAAGTTTGTTCATACCTCGGTTGCCGGGTACGTGGCAGCATCGCTGTTTGTTATGGGGATTAGTTCCTTTTATCTGTTGCGCAAACAGCATAGGGCCTTTGCTGCGCGGTCTTTCCGTATGGCAGCGCTGTTTGGCATTTTTTCCACCGTTGCGGTCATTACGCTGGGGGATGTGCTTGGGCGGTTGGATTATGAACATCAGCCAACTAAAATCGCCGCAATCGAAGGGCTGTGGCACACCAGCAAGCCCCCATACGAACCGTGGATTCTGGCAGCACTTCCTAACGATGCCAAACAGGAAAGTTCCTACGAAATTGGAGTACCGTTCGTACTCACGCCGCTCATTACGCATAGCTTCACGACCCCCATTACCGGCATGATCGAACTGGAGGATGCTGCCGCTCCCCGCATTGCTTCCGGCATTACGGCCATAAGTGCTTTGCGCCGTTATGAGGAAAGCCACCTTGCGGCCGATCTGGAGGAATTCCAGGCGCATCAGAACGATATGGGTTATGGCCTGCTGGCCACCCGCCATGCCCCCGGTCAGGATGTAACGGCTATTCAGCCCGCACAACTCCAGACGGTGATCGAGCAAACAAAGCCCGATATTTTGCCGAATGTTTTTGTGACCTTCTGGTCTTTCCGGTTCATGGTTTTTCTGGGCGTGTTCTTCTTTGTGCTGTTCGCAATGGCATCTTATCTGAGCCTGAAGAACCAGCTTGAACGGAACCCCCTGTTTCTCAAAATCTGTATGTGGTCCATTCCTTTGCCGGTTCTGGCTACGGAATTTGGCTGGATTACGGCGGAAGCCGGGCGTCAGCCGTGGACAGTCTTTGACCGTCTGCCAACCTTTATGTCCGCTTCCACGCACAGCGTGTCTTACATGCTGTTCTCGCTCGCCGGGTTTACTGTGCTTTATAGCATATTTATCGCGGCCGAACTTTACCTGATGTTCAAGTTCGCACGGCTGGGCCCGGAGGCGCATGGTCAGCATGATGATGCAGACCCCGCACACCTGTCCGTTGTGGCGCATTAA